One genomic segment of Rhinolophus sinicus isolate RSC01 linkage group LG11, ASM3656204v1, whole genome shotgun sequence includes these proteins:
- the TAT gene encoding tyrosine aminotransferase produces the protein MDPYMIQMNGNGNLPSVLDVHVNIGGKNSKQEKVKGRKARWSVRPSDMSNKTFNPIRTIVDNMKVKPNPDKTMISLSIGDPTVFGNLPTDPEVTQAMKDALDSGKYNGYAPSIGYLSSREEIASYYHCPEAPLEAKDVILTSGCSQAIELCLAVLANPGQNILVPRPGFSLYRTLAESMGIEVKLYNLLPEKSWEIDLKQLESLIDEKTACLIVNNPSNPCGSVFSKNHLQKILAVAARQCVPILADEIYGDMVFSDSKFEPLATLSSNVPILSCGGLAKRWLVPGWRLGWILIHDRKDIFGNEIRDGLVKLSQRILGPCTIVQGALKSILHRTPQEFYHNTLSFLKSNADLCYGALAAIPGLRPVRPSGAMYLMVEVEMEHFPEFENDVEFTERLVAEQSVHCLPATCFEYPNFFRVVITVPEVMMLEACSRIQEFCEKHYHCAEGSQEECDK, from the exons AAAGTGAAAGGCAGGAAGGCCAGGTGGTCTGTGAGGCCCTCGGACATGTCCAACAAAACTTTCAATCCCATCCGGACCATCGTGGACAACATGAAGGTGAAGCCAAACCCAGACAAAACCATGATTTCTCTGTCAATTG GGGACCCTACTGTGTTTGGAAACCTGCCTACAGACCCGGAAGTTACCCAAGCAATGAAAGATGCTCTGGACTCCGGAAAGTATAATGGCTATGCTCCTTCCATTG GTTACCTATCCAGTCGGGAAGAGATTGCTTCTTATTACCACTGTCCTGAGGCACCCCTGGAGGCTAAG gATGTTATTCTGACAAGTGGCTGCAGTCAGGCTATTGAACTTTGTTTAGCTGTGTTGGCCAACCCAGGGCAAAACATCCTAGTTCCAAGACCCGGCTTTTCTCTATACAGGACTTTGGCTGAATCTATGGGGATTGAGGTCAAACTCTACAATTTATTG ccAGAGAAGTCTTGGGAAATTGACCTGAAACAATTAGAATCTCTGATTGATGAAAAGACAGCTTGTCTCATTGTCAACAATCCATCAAACCCCTGTGGATCAGTGTTTAGTAAAAATCATCTCCAGAAGATTCTGGCCG tGGCTGCAAGGCAGTGTGTCCCCATCTTAGCTGATGAGATCTATGGAGACATG GTGTTTTCAGATTCCAAATTTGAGCCTCTGGCCACCCTCAGCAGCAACGTCCCCATCCTTTCCTGTGGAGGGCTGGCCAAGCGCTGGCTGGTTCCCGGCTGGAGATTGGGCTGGATCCTCATCCATGACCGAAAAGATATTTTTGGCAACGAG ATCCGAGATGGACTGGTGAAGCTGAGTCAGCGGATCCTGGGACCCTGCACCATTGTCCAGGGAGCTCTGAAAAGCATCCTGCATCGCACCCCTCAAGAGTTCTACCACAACACTCTAAGCTTCCTCAAG TCCAATGCGGATCTGTGCTATGGGGCATTGGCTGCCATCCCTGGACTCCGGCCAGTCCGCCCGTCTGGGGCCATGTACCTCATG GTTGAAGTTGAGATGGAACATTTCCCAGAATTTGAGAATGATGTGGAGTTCACGGAGCGGTTAGTTGCCGAGCAATCTGTCCACTGCCTCCCGGCAACG TGCTTCGAGTACCCGAATTTCTTCCGAGTGGTCATCACAGTCCCCGAAGTGATGATGCTGGAGGCCTGTAGCCGGATCCAGGAGTTCTGTGAGAAGCACTACCACTGTGCTGAGGGGAGCCAGGAGGAGTGTGACAAGTAG
- the CHST4 gene encoding carbohydrate sulfotransferase 4: MTLPKKVRPLLLFLVSQMALLALVIHLYSHNLNSLCRREEPKPMHVLVLSSWRSGSSFVGQLFGQHPDVFYLMEPAWHVWMTFTQSTPWRLHMAVRDLIRAIFLCDMSVFDAYMKPGLRTLSSLFQWDSSRALCSPPACYVFPRGTITSQAHCHLLCSRQPFEVVGRACRNYSHVVLKEVRFFNLQVLYPLLTDPSLNLHIVHLVRDPRAVFRSRERTKKELMIDSRIVMGPEGQKLTKEEQAYYVMQVICRSQLEIYKAVQSLPKALRRRYLLMRYEDLVRDPLAQTARMYEYAGLEFLPQLQTWVHNITRGKGMGTHAFHTNSRNALNVSQAWRWSLPYENVSHLQRICHQTMNLLGYRLVTSESEQRNLSLDLLSTRALFQQFYREG, encoded by the coding sequence ATGACACTGCCCAAAAAAGTGAGGCCACTGCTGTTGTTCCTGGTTTCCCAGATGGCCCTCTTAGCTCTCGTCATCCATCTGTACAGCCACAACCTCAACTCCCTGTGTAGGAGGGAGGAGCCCAAGCCCATGCACGTGCTGGTCCTGTCTTCCTGGCGCTCTGGCTCTTCTTTTGTGGGGCAGCTTTTCGGGCAGCACCCAGACGTCTTCTACCTGATGGAGCCCGCCTGGCACGTCTGGATGACCTTCACTCAAAGCACCCCCTGGAGGCTGCACATGGCAGTGCGGGATCTGATCCGGGCCATCTTTCTGTGTGACATGAGTGTCTTTGATGCCTACATGAAACCTGGTCTCCGAACACTGTCCAGCCTCTTCCAGTGGGACAGCAGCAGGGCCCTGTGCTCCCCGCCTGCCTGCTACGTCTTCCCGCGGGGTACCATCACATCCCAGGCTCACTGCCATCTCCTGTGCAGTAGGCAGCCCTTTGAGGTGGTGGGAAGGGCCTGCCGCAACTACAGCCACGTGGTGCTCAAGGAGGTGCGCTTCTTCAACCTGCAGGTGCTCTACCCGCTGCTCACAGACCCCTCCCTTAATCTGCACATCGTGCACCTGGTCCGGGACCCCCGGGCGGTGTTCCGTTCCCGAGAACGCACCAAGAAAGAACTCATGATTGACAGTCGAATTGTGATGGGGCCGGAGGGGCAGAAACTCACGAAGGAGGAGCAAGCCTACTACGTGATGCAGGTCATCTGCCGCAGCCAGCTGGAGATCTACAAGGCTGTGCAGTCCTTGCCTAAAGCTCTGAGGCGGCGCTACCTGCTCATGCGCTATGAGGACCTGGTCCGAGACCCCCTGGCCCAGACCGCCCGAATGTATGAATACGCAGGGTTGGAATTCTTGCCCCAGCTCCAGACCTGGGTGCACAACATCACTCGAGGCAAGGGCATGGGTACTCATGCCTTCCATACAAATTCCAGGAATGCCCTCAACGTCTCTCAAGCCTGGCGCTGGTCCTTGCCTTACGAAAATGTTTCTCACCTGCAGAGAATCTGCCACCAGACCATGAATTTGCTGGGCTACCGCCTCGTCACATCTGAGTCAGAGCAGAGAAACTTGTCGCTGGATCTTCTGTCTACCAGGGCCCTCTTCCAGCAATTCTACAGAGAGGGTTGA